One part of the Glycine soja cultivar W05 chromosome 11, ASM419377v2, whole genome shotgun sequence genome encodes these proteins:
- the LOC114375630 gene encoding probable protein phosphatase 2C 47 produces MSGVGGGCPCPRGNSECSIEDLNGDTVGNLNQNAAKPPRDHSVMRHCISSSWSAETESNMNIVGLKSSTEEKSNFSLVMRSGSCSDKGPKQYMEDEFICADILSECVDLGEDLPSPAAFYGVFDGHGGVDAASFARKNILKFIVEDAHFPCGIKKAVKCAFVKADLAFRDASALDSSSGTTALIALMLGSSMLIANAGDSRAVLGKRGRAIELSKDHKPNCTSERLRIEKLGGVIYDGYLYGQLSVARALGDWHIKGSKGSKSPLSSEPELEEIVLTEEDEFLIMGCDGLWDVMSSQCAVTMVRRELMQHNDPTTCAKVLVAEALQRNTCDNLTVVVVCFSKDPPSKIEIPRSYRRRSISAEGLDLLKGVLNGR; encoded by the exons ATGAGTGGTGTTGGTGGTGGGTGCCCCTGCCCCAGGGGCAATAGTGAGTGTTCCATAGAGGATCTGAATGGCGATACAGTGGGGAATTTGAATCAGAATGCTGCCAAACCTCCAAGGGACCATTCGGTTATGCGCCATTGCATCAGCTCTTCTTGGTCTGCTGAAACG GAATCAAATATGAATATTGTTGGACTTAAATCAAGCACAGAAgaaaaatcgaacttttcactTGTAATGCGATCTGGAAGCTGTTCTGATAAAGGACCAAAGCAGTACATGGAGGATGAGTTCATATGTGCTGATATTCTTAGTGAATGTGTCGATCTAGGGGAAGACCTTCCTTCTCCTGCAGCATTTTATGGG GTATTTGATGGACATGGAGGTGTTGATGCAGCATCATTTGCCAGAAAGAACATTCTCAAGTTTATTGTTGAAGATGCTCACTTCCCATGTGGAATTAAGAAAGCAGTTAAGTGTGCATTTGTGAAGGCTGATCTTGCATTTAGAGATGCTAGTGCTCTTGATAGTTCATCAGGCACCACTGCTCTAATAGCCCTTATGTTGGGAAG TTCCATGCTTATTGCCAATGCAGGAGATTCTCGTGCTGTATTGGGCAAACGAGGCAGAGCCATTGAACTTTCCAAAGACCATAAACCAAATTGCACATCTGAAAGATTAAGAATTGAGAAACTGGGTGGTGTCATCTATGATGGATACCTCTATGGCCAACTATCGGTGGCACGTGCTCTTGGAGATTGGCACATCAAAGGTTCTAAAGGTTCCAAGAGCCCCTTAAGTTCTGAACCTGAACTAGAGGAGATTGTGCtgacagaagaagatgagtttttGATAATGGGATGCGATGGATTATGGGATGTGATGAGTAGCCAGTGTGCTGTTACAATGGTGAGGAGGGAGCTCATGCAGCACAATGATCCCACCACATGTGCAAAAGTACTTGTTGCTGAAGCCCTCCAACGCAACACCTGCGACAATCTGACAGTTGTGGTGGTGTGTTTCTCCAAAGATCCACCTTCTAAAATTGAAATTCCTAGATCATATAGGAGGAGGAGTATTTCTGCTGAGGGCCTTGATCTTCTCAAGGGTGTCTTGAATGGtagatga